One region of Daphnia pulicaria isolate SC F1-1A chromosome 7, SC_F0-13Bv2, whole genome shotgun sequence genomic DNA includes:
- the LOC124348611 gene encoding trypsin alpha-3-like encodes MIIMDRQTGCGAGPFRSLNTNEQKIVGGTEAIKNSWPGIVALKNNGRQFCGGSLMSPTHILTVAHCVAHMSSWDVSRLTVELGMHVLKPISDAQVSKKVRRVTRHKGFDSRTLYNDIAILTLESPVLFTSKISPVCLSPIGSNDQYTDKDAAVIGWGALKEGGSQPNALQQVTVQIIANSKCKSSYGSDAPGGIVDHMLCAAYPGKDSCSGDSGGPLLVQSSPGSPWIQAGIVSWGIGCAQAKYPGVYTRVTSFMNWIGKNTV; translated from the exons ATGATTATTATGGACAGACAAACCGGCTGCGGTGCAGGCCCATTCAGATCATTGAACACTAACGAACAGAAGATCGTCGGTGGTACCGAAGCCATTAAGAATTCCTGGCCTGGCATA GTGGCACTGAAGAACAACGGCCGTCAATTCTGTGGTGGATCGTTGATGTCTCCGACTCACATCCTGACAGTGGCTCATTGCGTAGCTCA TATGTCTTCGTGGGACGTTTCACGATTGACCGTGGAGCTGGGCATGCACGTTCTCAAACCGATCAGTGACGCCCAAGTGTCGAAGAAAGTCCGTCGCGTGACCCGACACAAAGGATTCGATTCGAGGACCTTA TACAACGACATTGCCATTTTGACGTTGGAGTCTCCCGTGTTATTCACGTCCAAGATTTCACCTGTCTGCTTGTCACCGATAGGATCAAACGACCAATACACCGACAAAGATGCAGCGGTAATAGGATGGGGAGCCCTGAAAGAAG GTGGATCTCAGCCGAATGCGCTGCAGCAAGTCACCGTTCAGATCATTGCCAATTCAAAATGCAAAAGCAGCTACGGGAGTGACGCACCTGGAGGGATCGTCGATCACATGCTGTGCGCTGCTTATCCCGGCAAGGATTCTTGCAGT GGTGACAGTGGCGGTCCACTTCTCGTCCAGTCGTCCCCAGGATCCCCTTGGATCCAGGCTGGAATCGTCAGTTGGGGAATCGGATGCGCCCAAGCGAAATATCCCGGAGTGTACACCAGAGTGACGTCTTTTATGAACTGGATCGGGAAAAACACCGTCTGA